The DNA region TGACGTACTTCTGAAGCTGTTCCATATAGGGGGTTACCTTCTGTATTTCTTAAGTGGATAATAGCTCCTTTTGTTCCGGCAGGTAAAACTGCGGTTCCATCTGATGAGTGGGGTGTTACTGTAATGGTCCCATTATTTGACACTGTAATCACGTAAACGTCGTATGATCCTCCTACTGCAGCACCTTTAGTAGCAGTTCCAACTAGAACCCTAATCCCCTCGTATGAATTTGCGAGGTTTGCCGCTGATTGTGGGGTAGCGCCAGCTTCCATAGCTTTTACAGCTGCCACAATAGCCTGTAATCTGGGTGTGGATGAACCTTCACCCCCGGAAAGTATGGCAAAATGGCCGCTTGATGAGGATAAGAAAGTTGACTGAAACATGTTGTTTTGATAGGACATACTCCCTGCTGCTGCACCGTTTGGATCCTTTCCTGTAGGGTCTGTTATAACGATTATGTTACAGGTTGCTGCAGCAGGCCCAATAATCATTGCAACTGTGATTAGGAATATTAATATTCCTTTTACATATTTTCCTTGAAGTCTTTGTGGAATTTTCATGTGTTTACCCCGTTGTATATGAACTTGTAGTACTTGACGTTGTATTTACTACTACCTGTGACCAGTCTTCAACAACAGTTACTGTGACACTTCCTGTTGTGCTGTCTACTTTAACATCTGCAGCTACTATAGGTGTTAGTCTTGTACCGGGAATAGTTGTCAACGTTGCAAATTGTTGGGCATTACTTATTGCTTCATTTAAAGGTAATTCTCGTTTGTCTGTAATTAATGTGCTTCCGTTGATGTAACTTCCTGGCCTTAAACCTGATGCATATATATTGGCTCGAATAGAATCAGTTGGTACGAGATTATTTCCTTTTATCATGACTCCAGATATGGGTATTCCCTGATCTGTAGCAGGAGATTCGGCAAATGCCATATAACTCATAACCCTTCCTGATACTATTAATAAAAATGCAAGTGTTAAAATGATTATAGTATCTCTTCTTACTTTTATGAACATTTAATCACCAAGTGTGAATAATGAATTTGAATTATATAATATGAACTTCTGTTAACTTAAGACTTACTAAAAAATTTCATAGAATTTTTTCTAAAAGTTCACTTGCAGGATCCATGCCCTGCGCACCAATTAATAAAATTGTGTCTTTTTTATGTGATAATTTAAGTACATTTTTCAATGCATCATATAGTTTCTCATTAAAGATATATGTTATTTTTTCCTTTTCAAGTGCATCTATAAATACTTTTTTTTCATTATTTGTTACTGTGTTTAAATGATCCACAACATCAGTGCTGCTTGTTATAATCAGTTTATATGGGATGTTTTGAAGTCCCTTAGCAATGGCTTCTGCATTTGCCTGATTAATACTTTCTCCTCTTGATCCTCGGATCGCTGAAACCACAAAAAGAGTTCCATTCCCAATCAGAGCAGCATTTTGTATTGTAGCAAGAATTCCATCGGGATTATGTGCAAAGTCATCTATTATGCATGGATCATTGTGTACTATTGTAAATCTCCTTTTTAATGCTTTATATGATGAAATCGAGTTTTTAATGGTTTCGAGATCAATATTTAAAGCTATAACTGCGCCTGCAGCAGCCATGGTGTTCTGGACAAAATGGCGGCTTTTAAATGGTAAATCCTCAGTTTTAATTAAAATATTATCTTTATATACTATTCCAGTACTGTCAAATTTAATATCTGCATTATCTCCGAAAAATAAGATTTTTCTATAGTTTGAAGTTAAATTTTTCATTTTTAAAACAAGTGGATCATCATAGTTCAATATCAAAGTACCATTCTCTTTTATGCCTTTAACTGCACCTGAAGTTTCATTAAATGTTTCTTCAATAGAATTTACGAGACCTATATGATCCAGGGCTACATTGGTTACAATCACTACATCTGGATTGATTGCTGACGTCATTATGTATGCATGGTCTTTCATAATATCTCCGAGCCAGCCTTGAACCTCAGAGACTTCTATCACTGCAGCCTCGATGGGAGCATCGAATTCTGCAATTTGCTTTGCAACCATCGGATCTATAAGTGTATTGAATTCCGATTCAGAATCAGTGTTTGTATATGTGCTGTAACCAGATTCCTTTAAAATGTGATAAATCATATGGGTAGTGGTGGACTTTCCGTTAGTTCCGGTTACTACAACACGTAAAGAGTCTTTTGCAAATTTTTCCAGCGCCCAGTTAATGGCAAAAGCATTGGCCAGTTCTATTTTTTCTGTTACTATAAATGGTAATTCTAATTCTTCTGCAGTTTTTACTGCACTGCCCTTTGGATTTTGAGTTATTATACATGAAACACCTTTTTTAGATGCAATTTTTACTCCGGTTTCATCTATCCAGTGTCTTATTACTGCATCTCCCTTTTGAGCATCCTTTAAAATATTAAAAATACCGTCCATATCTTTGTTAGGGCCTGTGAGTGTTCCTTCTACTTTTTCTGCGATAATTGACGTTGTAATTTTTTTCATTTTTTCACAGTTTTCTTTAGTTTAATTAATGTGATCTTAACTAATTCTATAAGAAGTATTTTACTCAAAAAATCTGTCAAAATTGAAAATTTTTTTGAGGATTTTGAGGGATTTGCAAACACCCCAGACATTTATGTTTGAGGGTTTCCCTATTTTAACCCTATTTCAAAAAAATGTAAAAAAATATTTAAATTATAAATGCATGGTAGAAATAAAGTGCTAGAATACATATTATAAGGGTAATTCCCCAGTAAAGAAGCACTATTTTCTTTTCTGAAAGTCCTTTATAATTTAAAGTATGGTGTAATGGTTCTACTGGCAGGTTTATAATGTGAGCGCGGTGTAAAAGGCTTACTATTACTGAAATTATAGGAATAGCAAGTGCAATCAGTGCAAAGTATAATACATTGCCTAAAAATGCTGCTGTAATGTAACCAGCCCCTAGTGCGAAGGAACCAGTATCTCCCATGAATATACTGGCAGGGTACCTATTTAGAGCGAGGAAACCAAATGAAACTCCAGCAAGTGCTATGAATGGAAGTGCACCATCCACGTTGTTGGTTGTAATAGCAAAAATTGCACAGGCAGAGGATGCTATTGCAAGTATTCCTGCTGCAAGACCGTCCATACCGTCAATAAGGTTTACTGCATTTATAGCTCCAACTATACCAAATATTACAACTGGTATTATAAAATAGCCGATATCAATTCCGAGTACTGAGGAACTAACGGCTCCTGAGCCTAATAAAAATAATGAAATTATAATCTGGGCAATTATTTTTTCACTTTCTTCTACTTCACTTTTAATTGGGGCTTCACCAACTATTTCAACTTTCTTCTCGGCCAAATATTTCACTAAGTCTTTTTTGGCTTTTTCAGTTGCGACTCGTGCTTCTTCCCCTGGTTTAAGCATTAATCTTCCCATTTCTATTGGGGCAGAGTATATGTTTCGAACCTTTTTTTGAATTTCTTTGGTTTTAAGTCCAAGTAAATCATCTAAAAGTCCTATAATTCCTGCAGTTGCCATTATAATAGCAACTATCATTAGGTATCTATTTGTAAAATAGATTGAAGAAGTAAGGAGAATACCCAGTAAAATTGCAAGCCCTCCCATTGTAGGAGTCCCTGATTTATGGCTGTGTTCGGTTACAATAGGTTTATCTGTTACATTAGCTTCTATCAATACTCTTTTTATGACTATTGTAAAGAATATTGTTGATAATAATGCAATAATGAATATCAAAATGTCTATCTGGAAATTATTCAACTTACCACCTTATATTAAATTTGTTATATTAATACTAATCCTGACTTTTTTATATTTATTATATTTATTTATTAAAATTTAA from Methanobacterium bryantii includes:
- a CDS encoding Mur ligase family protein; translation: MTTSIIAEKVEGTLTGPNKDMDGIFNILKDAQKGDAVIRHWIDETGVKIASKKGVSCIITQNPKGSAVKTAEELELPFIVTEKIELANAFAINWALEKFAKDSLRVVVTGTNGKSTTTHMIYHILKESGYSTYTNTDSESEFNTLIDPMVAKQIAEFDAPIEAAVIEVSEVQGWLGDIMKDHAYIMTSAINPDVVIVTNVALDHIGLVNSIEETFNETSGAVKGIKENGTLILNYDDPLVLKMKNLTSNYRKILFFGDNADIKFDSTGIVYKDNILIKTEDLPFKSRHFVQNTMAAAGAVIALNIDLETIKNSISSYKALKRRFTIVHNDPCIIDDFAHNPDGILATIQNAALIGNGTLFVVSAIRGSRGESINQANAEAIAKGLQNIPYKLIITSSTDVVDHLNTVTNNEKKVFIDALEKEKITYIFNEKLYDALKNVLKLSHKKDTILLIGAQGMDPASELLEKIL
- a CDS encoding glycosyltransferase family 4 protein, producing the protein MNNFQIDILIFIIALLSTIFFTIVIKRVLIEANVTDKPIVTEHSHKSGTPTMGGLAILLGILLTSSIYFTNRYLMIVAIIMATAGIIGLLDDLLGLKTKEIQKKVRNIYSAPIEMGRLMLKPGEEARVATEKAKKDLVKYLAEKKVEIVGEAPIKSEVEESEKIIAQIIISLFLLGSGAVSSSVLGIDIGYFIIPVVIFGIVGAINAVNLIDGMDGLAAGILAIASSACAIFAITTNNVDGALPFIALAGVSFGFLALNRYPASIFMGDTGSFALGAGYITAAFLGNVLYFALIALAIPIISVIVSLLHRAHIINLPVEPLHHTLNYKGLSEKKIVLLYWGITLIICILALYFYHAFII